A window of Caretta caretta isolate rCarCar2 chromosome 11, rCarCar1.hap1, whole genome shotgun sequence contains these coding sequences:
- the INHBB gene encoding inhibin beta B chain: MDGPAWSGVLAALVACWLAMGAGGSPTPPPTAGGAPQDTCTSCGFRRPEEPGKVDGDFLEAVKRHILSRLQLRDRPNITHAVPKAAMVTALRKLHAGKVREDGRVEIPSLDGQASGGPPLHEQVSEIISFAETDDMASSRVRLYFFISNEGNQNLFVVQASLWLYLKLLPYVLEKGSRRKVKVKIYFQDLDTSNKWNVVEKKVDLKRSGWHTFPMTEVIQALFEKGERRLNLDVQCEGCEEYSVLPIYVDPGEESHRPFLVVQARLADNKHRIRKRGLECDGRTNLCCRQQFYIDFRLIGWNDWIIAPSGYYGNYCEGSCPAYLAGVPGSASSFHTAVVNQYRMRGLNPGTVNSCCIPTKLSTMSMLYFDDEYNIVKRDVPNMIVEECGCA, translated from the exons ATGGACGGGCCGGCTTGGAGCGGGGTCCTGGCCGCGCTGGTGGCTTGCTGGCTGGCGATGGGCGCCGGGGGCTCCCCGACGCCGCCACCCACCGCGGGGGGCGCCCCCCAGGACACCTGCACGTCCTGCGGCTTCCGGCGGCCAGAGGAGCCGGGCAAGGTGGACGGGGATTTCCTGGAGGCGGTGAAGCGGCACATCCTGAGCCGGCTGCAGCTGCGGGACCGGCCCAACATCACCCACGCCGTGCCCAAGGCGGCCATGGTCACGGCGCTGCGCAAGCTGCACGCCGGCAAGGTGCGGGAGGACGGTCGGGTGGAGATCCCCAGCCTGGACGGGCAGGCGAGCGGCGGGCCCCCGCTGCACGAGCAAGTGTCCGAGATCATCAGCTTCGCCGAGACAG ATGATATGGCCTCATCTAGAGTCCGCCTCTATTTCTTCATctcaaatgaagggaaccagaACTTGTTTGTCGTTCAAGCCAGCCTGTGGCTTTACTTGAAGCTGCTTCCGTATGTCTTAGAGAAAGGCAGCAGGCGAAAAGTAAAAGTCAAAATCTATTTCCAAGACCTGGACACTAGCAACAAGTGGAATGTGGTCGAAAAGAAAGTTGATCTCAAAAGAAGTGGTTGGCACACTTTTCCCATGACCGAGGTGATCCAGGCTCTGTTTGAGAAAggagaaaggagactgaaccTGGATGTTCAATGTGAGGGCTGTGAAGAGTATTCAGTGCTGCCAATTTATGTGGACCCTGGGGAGGAATCCCACCGTCCTTTTTTAGTAGTGCAAGCCCGGTTAGCTGATAACAAACACAGGATCCGGAAAAGAGGCCTGGAGTGTGATGGCAGGACCAATCTATGTTGCAGGCAACAGTTTTACATTGACTTTAGACTCATTGGGTGGAATGACTGGATCATAGCGCCATCAGGTTACTATGGGAATTACTGTGAAGGGAGCTGCCCAGCCTACTTGGCTGGAGTCCCAGGATCAGCTTCCTCTTTTCACACTGCGGTAGTGAATCAGTACCGCATGCGAGGGCTGAACCCAGGCACCGTGAACTCCTGTTGCATTCCAACCAAACTTAGCACAATGTCAATGCTGTACTTTGACGATGAATACAACATTGTGAAAAGGGACGTTCCCAATATGATTGTGGAAGAATGTGGTTGTGCTTGA